From one Bacteroides fragilis NCTC 9343 genomic stretch:
- a CDS encoding DUF4250 domain-containing protein, producing MELPEDPMMLFSVINMKLRDCYASLDELCEDMNISKDILIGKLESIGFEYNAEQNKFW from the coding sequence ATGGAACTTCCTGAAGATCCGATGATGCTGTTTAGCGTCATCAACATGAAACTTCGCGATTGCTATGCATCGCTCGACGAACTCTGTGAAGATATGAATATCAGCAAGGACATACTGATCGGAAAACTGGAATCGATCGGGTTCGAATACAATGCCGAACAAAATAAGTTCTGGTAA
- a CDS encoding NHL repeat-containing protein, translated as MKIRNLMLALAGTALVFSACEKDPNPKVPTTDANIALATILPNPDGMTGAAYLQLIRDEFPQNTNNNNGIPIPYGGSYPIIEGNDIFVFPGYMGDSKNELVKYTRNNGQLSRTGTMKLPPNSSATNIVFASTGKAYLSMAGLGKIAIFDPTTMTQQGEIDLTSLGVSDSNPDPSAMLLRDGLLFVGLSQMVGGWIPPQDRPYSDIAIIDTQTDKLLKMITDKTSGISMPTRPIDRYSIFMDEKKDIYISCMGGFGMVKGHNAGVLRIKAGETEFDPTYQWTITGAAISGEEKTAGFISAIRYVGNGKAYAYINMPGYYKPGEQGHTAIADLAVEIDLYNKTMKKVQGLDLSNGFGVMLSLYKGSMLIGNSSAKAKGIYSLDIQTGEVSKEPILTTVGNPILCYYFEK; from the coding sequence ATGAAGATTAGAAATTTGATGCTGGCACTTGCCGGCACTGCACTCGTATTTTCTGCATGCGAAAAAGATCCGAACCCTAAAGTCCCGACCACCGATGCCAACATCGCTCTGGCAACCATCCTGCCCAATCCCGACGGAATGACAGGAGCAGCTTACCTGCAACTGATCCGTGACGAGTTTCCACAAAATACAAATAACAACAACGGAATTCCCATTCCGTACGGAGGATCATACCCGATTATCGAAGGGAACGATATTTTCGTTTTTCCGGGATACATGGGCGATAGCAAGAACGAGTTAGTGAAATATACACGGAACAACGGGCAGCTGTCAAGAACGGGAACAATGAAATTGCCACCCAACTCTTCCGCCACCAATATCGTTTTTGCGTCTACCGGCAAAGCTTATCTATCCATGGCAGGATTAGGCAAGATCGCTATCTTCGATCCCACTACCATGACACAGCAAGGAGAGATAGACCTGACTTCATTAGGAGTATCCGACAGCAATCCGGATCCATCCGCCATGTTACTGCGCGACGGACTCCTATTCGTAGGCCTCAGCCAGATGGTGGGTGGATGGATTCCCCCACAGGATCGCCCGTACAGCGACATTGCCATCATTGACACCCAAACGGATAAGTTGCTGAAAATGATAACAGACAAGACCAGCGGCATCTCTATGCCAACCCGCCCAATCGACCGCTATTCCATCTTCATGGACGAGAAGAAAGACATCTACATTTCGTGTATGGGAGGCTTTGGTATGGTCAAAGGGCATAATGCCGGAGTTCTGCGTATCAAAGCCGGAGAAACGGAGTTCGACCCGACTTATCAATGGACAATCACAGGAGCCGCCATCAGCGGAGAAGAAAAGACTGCCGGATTTATCTCCGCCATCCGGTATGTAGGTAATGGAAAAGCGTATGCTTACATCAATATGCCGGGTTACTACAAACCGGGAGAACAAGGACACACAGCCATCGCCGATCTTGCAGTAGAAATAGATCTGTACAATAAAACCATGAAAAAAGTGCAAGGACTTGACTTGTCCAACGGTTTCGGGGTTATGCTTTCCCTTTATAAAGGGAGTATGTTGATAGGTAACTCATCGGCTAAAGCAAAAGGTATCTACTCACTGGATATACAGACAGGTGAAGTGTCTAAAGAACCGATACTGACCACGGTAGGCAATCCGATATTATGTTACTATTTTGAAAAATAA
- a CDS encoding glycoside hydrolase family 43 protein, which translates to MKKYLYVLIAWMLPLCSIHAQAPVWNPDNGNGTFTNPIMWGDWPDPDVIRVGDDFYFVSTSMHYVPGCPIATSKDLVNWKMAGYAVDRYDEDARYDLKGGDRYLRGSWAATIRHHNGKFYVGFCTPSWEGEGPGHFSICIADDVKGPWERTIFPEYLYDPGLLFDDDGKVYVFHGQGTLYVTELASDAKSVKGEKVKIWDKRFKNAHEFGGGYGMEGAHAYKINGKYYLTCPAGGTEGWQICLRSDNIYGPYEHKLIMNDSGSYPPNGLHQGGMVQLKNGDWWFIIMQDRGPIGRVPHLVPVKWVDGWPMLGSGGKDIITYPKPEVGKTYPFASPATTDEFNTSSLGLQWQWNHNPDNSRWSLKERKGHMRLKASYAESLKTARNTLTQRVQGPSSEATVELDVSGLKDGNVAGFGVFEFPYAYVAVEQTNGEKKIVMCNDGQTIETIDRFEGNKIWIRARVMDVGFRAVFYYSTDGKYFLPIGNELSMGLGLVWTANRFALFNFSKEKAGEDGYTDFNWFRFTNK; encoded by the coding sequence ATGAAAAAATATTTGTATGTATTGATTGCATGGATGTTGCCTTTATGTAGCATCCATGCACAAGCTCCGGTCTGGAATCCGGATAATGGAAATGGGACGTTTACTAATCCTATTATGTGGGGTGACTGGCCTGATCCGGATGTGATCCGGGTGGGCGATGACTTCTATTTTGTCTCCACAAGTATGCATTATGTTCCCGGTTGTCCCATTGCCACATCGAAAGATTTGGTGAATTGGAAGATGGCAGGATATGCTGTCGACCGATACGATGAAGATGCACGCTATGATTTGAAGGGGGGCGATCGTTATCTGCGTGGATCATGGGCTGCCACTATCCGTCATCATAACGGTAAATTCTATGTTGGCTTTTGCACTCCTTCTTGGGAAGGAGAGGGCCCCGGGCACTTTTCCATTTGCATTGCCGATGATGTGAAAGGCCCTTGGGAACGGACTATCTTTCCGGAATACCTGTATGATCCGGGATTACTGTTCGATGACGATGGCAAAGTATATGTTTTCCACGGACAAGGGACACTGTATGTTACAGAGCTGGCTTCCGATGCTAAATCTGTGAAGGGAGAGAAAGTGAAGATATGGGATAAGCGATTTAAGAATGCCCATGAATTCGGAGGAGGCTATGGTATGGAAGGTGCCCATGCTTATAAGATCAACGGGAAGTATTATCTCACTTGTCCGGCCGGTGGAACCGAAGGCTGGCAAATATGTCTGCGTTCCGATAACATCTATGGACCCTACGAACATAAACTGATCATGAATGATTCCGGTTCTTATCCCCCCAACGGTTTGCATCAGGGGGGGATGGTGCAGTTGAAGAATGGTGACTGGTGGTTTATTATCATGCAAGACAGAGGCCCTATCGGGCGTGTACCTCATTTGGTACCGGTGAAATGGGTAGATGGATGGCCGATGCTTGGCAGTGGTGGTAAAGACATTATTACCTATCCGAAACCTGAGGTCGGAAAGACCTATCCGTTCGCTTCTCCTGCCACAACGGATGAATTCAATACATCTTCGCTCGGACTTCAATGGCAGTGGAACCATAATCCGGACAATAGCCGTTGGTCCCTGAAGGAACGGAAAGGACATATGCGACTGAAAGCCTCGTATGCCGAATCGTTGAAGACAGCCCGCAATACATTGACCCAGAGGGTACAGGGACCTTCTTCCGAAGCAACAGTCGAACTGGATGTCTCCGGACTGAAAGACGGAAATGTAGCCGGTTTCGGTGTATTTGAATTCCCCTATGCCTATGTGGCTGTAGAGCAGACTAATGGTGAAAAGAAAATTGTAATGTGTAATGATGGTCAAACGATTGAAACAATCGATCGTTTTGAAGGGAACAAAATATGGATACGTGCCCGTGTGATGGATGTAGGTTTCCGTGCCGTTTTCTATTACAGTACCGATGGCAAGTATTTCCTTCCCATCGGTAATGAACTTAGTATGGGGCTTGGGCTGGTCTGGACTGCCAATCGTTTTGCCTTATTCAATTTTAGTAAGGAGAAAGCGGGAGAAGACGGATATACCGATTTTAATTGGTTCCGTTTCACCAATAAATAA